The DNA sequence AAGTTTAATCTGCTCTTCTATCCTTATGAGTCCCTTAGACTCTTCCTTACTCCATTTGAATCTTCAGGGTTCGCTTGGCTTCTGCACTGTTCAGTTTTCAAGGTACATCTTTCTTCCTTCCCTCTTCACCGCCCCATCGCGGCGACAAGAAATAATATATCATGGATACAATATATTATCAAGAGGTAATTTGTGGTAAATCAACGGTGATTATCTCTTGTATGTTTAGGCTTTTTTCCCTGATAAGATTAATAATCTTTCCATTTACTTCAAGGTATGGACGTGTTGGATTATTTTTATCAACAAAAATAATCTTCCCTGACTCTCCATTATTTAATCGAACGACTGTACCAGTTGAGAATTGTGTCATTTGTTGAACAAATGAATGGACCACCTGTGGATCTAATTTCCCAAAGCTGTCGTTTAATAAATGTTCCAACACAACATAGGGCGAGTTTGGTTTCTTGTAATGTCGTTCTGAACACATGGCATGAAAAATGTCTGCCACTGCAATAATTTTAGAATAGACATGAATTTGATTACTTTCAATTCCTAAGGGGTATCCTGTTCCATCTTCCCTTTCATGATGCTGTAGGGCTGCTAACTTAGCCCCTTCATTTAACCCTGGAACATCCTTTAATATTTGATAACCATAAACAGGATGTCTTTTTACTTCTTCATACTCCTCCTGAGTGAGGGGCCCTTTTTTATATAGTATCTGGGGGGTTAATTTGGCAAATCCAATATCGTGAAGAAATCCAGCCAACCCAATTTGAACCCAATCTTTTTCGGGAAGATTAATCCATCTTGCAATAAGGGACGAAATAATACTGACAGAAACCATATGGTGATAACGATAGGAATCCACATGCTCTATCTTCGATAAGATTGAAAGGATATTCGGTTGGTTTTGTGCCTCTTTAATCATAGGAATAATGGTTTGTCTAATTTCTAGAATAGGAATGGAATGTCCACCAAAAACAATATCCATGATCTTTTTTCCCAGTGCAACACTATTTTTATATGCTTCTTCGTATCGGTTAG is a window from the Microaerobacter geothermalis genome containing:
- a CDS encoding HD-GYP domain-containing protein; the protein is MEKVSVSSLRTGEVLAENVFTPLGGLLFSKGERINQREIDILKAFFIPQVYIETEKKMNRPSIVQIAEGKNENRERLMKQPSKESEVKDRTNRYEEAYKNSVALGKKIMDIVFGGHSIPILEIRQTIIPMIKEAQNQPNILSILSKIEHVDSYRYHHMVSVSIISSLIARWINLPEKDWVQIGLAGFLHDIGFAKLTPQILYKKGPLTQEEYEEVKRHPVYGYQILKDVPGLNEGAKLAALQHHEREDGTGYPLGIESNQIHVYSKIIAVADIFHAMCSERHYKKPNSPYVVLEHLLNDSFGKLDPQVVHSFVQQMTQFSTGTVVRLNNGESGKIIFVDKNNPTRPYLEVNGKIINLIREKSLNIQEIITVDLPQITS